ATCAAAGCCGACAATCAGAACATCCTCGGGAATGCGTGCATGGTAGGCTTTGCGGGCCTGGTCAATTAGTCCGAATGCAAGCAGGTCGTTGGCGCACAGGATTCCATCAGGCCATGTGTCGGCGCTGAATATCTCGTCCGCGGCCTTTGCGCCTCCCTCATATCTGTAATTTCCGGAGACGATCTTGAAAGGTTCAAGACCGGCCTGTTCCAGGCCACTCAGAAAACCGTTCATGCGCTGCTCGGCCGTTGCCGTACCGGCAAGGCCACCAACGATTGCAATCCGGCGGCAGCCGGATTTCACAAGATGTGTTGCGGCGAGGTGCCCTCCCTGCCGCAGGTCAGGCGCGACACTCGGCAGGTCCACCTCTGCAAGGGAACGGTTAAATAAAATGCAGGGCGTGTCCAGGCCGCGGATCGCACTCTGGACGTCCTCGGTTACGTTCAACGCCGTTATCAGGATTGCGGCGACCTGATATTCCTCTATCGCCTGCCAGTACTCTTTCGTTGCTGCATCCTGGCCGATCTGAAAGACAATCGGAACCAGTTTCATATCGCGTAATCGTTCAACAATCTGTTGTGTTGCAAGAGCGTGAAACGGATTGATCAGATCACCGATTACCACTGCAATGATGTTGCTCCGCTGCGAAATCAGTGAACGTGCCAAGGCGTTCGGCCGATATCCTATCTCGTCGGCGCATTTGTATATTTTCTGCCGGGTTTTCTCCGAAACATTTGAATCGGGTGTATAGGCGCGGGAAACCGTGGAGCGCGACACCCCGGCAAGGCGTGCGACGTCATTTGATGTGGCTTTCTGCTTTTTCACGTTACGCCCACCTCCTCATCACGCCTTAATAGCGCGCAACGACAGGTTCGGCAAACCAAACGGGGGAGATTCTTACTTTGGTTGCACTCGTGTGCATAACTTTCTATGATCTTATAATGAATGCAAATAACATAAGAGATTTTAATGTTGTATCAGCCGATGTCATCATTGTCGGATCGGGCCTTGTCGGCGTTCTGATCGCGATAAATATCGCACTCGAGGGCAGACGTGTATTGGTCTGTGACAGGAGCGAGCTTTTTTCACAAGCATCGGCTTTGAATGCAGGAGGTGTGCGGCGAATCGGCCGTTCAAAGGAAGAGATGCCGCTGGCGATGGCGGCGCATGATTTGTGGCGAAAAACAAGTGGAACGCCCCTTGCCGGCGCCTTCAATGCCGTCGGGCATCTGATCCTCGCGGAAACGGATGACGAGGCGGAAACGCTCCACGTGCACCTGAAGAACGCGCGGGATGCGGGAATGGGACGCGTCGAGTTGATGAGCGCGGCGCAAATATCCAACCGTGTTCCCGGTCTTCATACAAATGGCCTCACGCTGGGGTTGTTCACACCCGATGACGGATATGCTGAACCTGACGGTGTGGGACAATCTGTCATTCAGGCCGCAATTGAAACTGGTGTCGGGTTTTCCGCGCAAACGAATGTGACCGGTCTCGCGTCAATTAACGGTGGTTTTGAACTTGAAACCGATCGCGGCAAACTCAGGTGCGCGAAAATCGTGAATGCGGCTGGCTATGGCGGTTCGGCCATTGCGGGACTGGCCGGTGACGATTTTCGTGTTGAAACCCGAGCGCCGATCGCGTTGGAAACGGCGGCTGCGGATGTGGCGTTGGGACCCGTTGTCCAGACCGTTGGCCGCAGACTGACACTCAAGCAGGTGCGCGATGGCCGTTTCCTGATCGGAGGCGGACATCGTGGGGTTCCCTATCCTGACGAGGGACGCGCCGAAAGCATCAGCGATGAAGAAGAGCAAAATCTGGCGACCGCCCGCTCCCTGCTTGGTGCACTTGATGGTGTCGAGGTGACGAAATCATGGGCGGGGCTTGAGGCATACAGCACCGATGGTTTGCCGATCATCGGCCGTTCGGCGAAACATCCCGACATTATCCATGCCTTTGCTTTCTCGGGACATGGTTTTCAGATCGCACCTGCAGTGGCGCAGGTCGTGGCGGATCTTGTTGCCGAACGGGAGCCGAGAACGGATATATCCGGTTTGGCTGCGGAACGTTTTTCCACTCAGGATGCTGCGGCGGACATTATGCTTGAGGAGGGCGATCAATGAACAAGGCGACAGCGCGTCAACCCGTGGCCGGGTTATCCGCGCCAAAGGGGCGGCTACCAATGGATCCGCCATCGGCACCATCCTCGATCTTACCCTCGGGTGCGTGCGATTCCCACCTCCATATCTTCGGCGAAGCGGAATGCTTTCCGCTGGCGACGAATATCTATGAACGTCCCGCCGAGGGCACGCTCGATGATTGGCTCGGGCGTCTCGAAAGACAAATGCAAGTGCTGGGTCTGGAGCGGGCTGTCCTTGTCGGATCCGTTGCCTATCGCGAAGACAATCGCCTTCTCGTCGAAGCGCTGCGGCGGGGTGGCGGAGCCTTCCGAGGCATCGCACTGGTCGGGCCGGATGTCTCAAAGACAGAGCTTCGCAAACTGAAGGCCGAAGGTGTCTGTGGCGTTCGTGTCAACATGCGGCACCCCGGCGCTTTGGACCATGAAGGCCTGAAGCGCATAGCGCCGCTGCTTGGCGAACTCGGACTGCATGTGCAGATCCTGCTGGACTGTCAGGATCAGTTTGACGCCCTTCAGGACGATTTCAGGGCATTTGGTATCAAGGTTGTGGTCGATCACATGGCGAGCTTTTCTCCGCAGGCTCCCGCGCCATATTCGAACGGCTTCCTTCGGGCGATGGAGGAGGGGTGGCTTTACGTCAAGCTTTCCGCTCCATACCGGCGGGAAGACATGCCGTATATTGAGAGCCAAAATGCTCTCATGGCTCTTCTTTCCGCCCGGGATGACCGTATCGTTTGGGGGACGGATTGGCCGTATGTGATCTACAATGGCCCGCAACCTGATGCCGGCCGTCTTGTGGATTGGGTTCTGAGCGTGTGCTCCGAAAGGCAGATACAACGGATTTTTGCACAGACACCTGCCGAACTCTATTTCTCCAGGCACTAGACTTGAAAACCGCAATCGTCGGCGCCGGAATTGTCGGCTCAGCAATCGGCTTCAGATTGGCGGGTTCGGGTCACGATGTGACGTTTTTTGACCCCGCCGCCGGAAAACGATCGACGTCCTACGGAAATGCCGGCCATATCGGAACAGCATCAGTTGTTCCATGGGCATCACCAGAAAATCTGAGCTCTGCATTTCGAAATCATGCCGACCCGACGCATCCCCTTACATTGAGATTAGTTGATCTTCTCGGGCAGCCACGTTGGCTTGCCAGGTTCCTTTGGGCCTGCCGGCGATCCAGTGCCAGTCAAGCAATGCATGCGCTGGCCTCGATACTGTCGGTTTCGGATGACTGGCTCAATCTACTCCTGAAGGATGCAAATGTTGAAAAGTTGCGCGAGAAAAAAGGCCTCTTGCATGTCTATCTGTCGGAGGAGACTGCCCGGGGTGCCAGGGATGCGCTTTCGCGCCGACGGGATATGGGCATCGCTGTAACAGACTTGAGGACCGATGAACTGTTCGAGCTCGAACCGGGGCTGATTGAGTCTGCATCGCGATCCGGGGTTGTCGGAGCCACCTTGTTTCCCGATGTGGCGCAGATCACCTCACCGCAGGCGTTGCTTGAGGCCTTTCGCAAAGGGTCTATGGCAGGGATATGCGCCGAAACGGTTGTTGATGTCACGGCCGGTTCCGCCGGCGTTATGATCAAAACGGATCTGGACGAGCATGCTTTCGATGCCGTTGTCATTGCGGCAGGTCTGGGCAGCGCCAGCCTTGCGCGTCCGCATGGCGCGAGAGTGCCGTTGATCGCAGAAAGAGGGTATCACGAGCAGTATGATGTTCCTGCCCGGTTTCGAAGGTCTGCGCTGCTGGTCGACATGCGTGTGGTCGCCTCGCCGATGAGGGAAGGCGTCCGGTTGACGACCGGCGCCGAGTTCACGCGGTCTTCGCGAAAACCCGATTTTGATCGCATTGCCCCGGTTCTCGACAAGGCAAAACCGTTCCTTGGCATTGCTGACAACAAGCCAAACCTTTGGTCCGGCGATCGGCCCAGCACACCTGACTCAATGCCTGTGATTGGGGCCGCGCCATCAAGCAATCGGGTTTTTCTTGCCTATGGCCACGGACATCTGGGGCTGACCATGGCCGCAGTAACAGCGGAAATTGCACGGGCGCATTTCCACAATGAAATGAGTCCCATATCTTTAGCGCCCTTTCGCCCCGACCGATGAGCTGAGGCGTTTAAAACCCCACTACAACAATATGTTAGCGTAAACACCTGTTGCGCGACCGAAGGAAACCGAAGCGGTTAGTCCTCTACCGGCCCGACGAAGTTCTTGTAAGCAATGGCGGCCAGCCAGCCCGCATCGACGGGCAGCGTTACGCCAGTGATCGCCGCGGCCCGGTCCGAACACAGGAAAGCGATTGCGTCGGCGATGTGTTCAGGCATCACGAACATCGGTAGCGCGCCGGCATTCAGGATCGCCTCGCGGTCTCGCTGGCCGGCTTCAATACGCTGTTTGAGGACCGGGGTCAGTGTGAAGGTCGGCGCAACACAGTTGACCCGCACCATGTCCGGGCCCATCTCGGCGGCCAGGAGCTCCGTCAGGCTGACAATGGCGGCCTTACCCGGCGCATAAGCCGGCAGCGGTAATGGCATGGCTCCGTTTATTGAGCTCAAATTGACAATCGCCCCTGTCTTGCGGGCCCGCATCCGCGCTCCGGTCGAGCGACACATCATGTAGGTGCCGCGGTAATTGACCTGCCAGATCCTGTCGTGCTCCTGCATGCTCATGCGGCGCGAGGACATGGCGTTCTGCAAAACGCCGGCGGAATTTACGAGGATTTCGATCGGTCCGAGGTCCGTTTCAACCTGCTCGACCGTCCGGTCGACATCTGCTTCCTTGGCCACATCCAGCGTGATGGCCATGCCGCCGACTTCCGCTGCCACAGTCTTTGCCGCTTCTTCGTTGCGGTCGGCAATGGCGATGCCGTGCCCTTCCTCAGCAAGCTTGAGCGCCGTCGCATGGCCGATCCCGCTTCCGCCGCCCGTGATCAAAGCCACTTTTGCCATGTCGTCTCCTTCCCGCTTGTCCGCCGGGTGAGCCGGCTTTGCCGGTTCAGGTGCCATATGTTTCCGATGCTAAAATGAATCCGGCAAGACTTTGCCCGGATTCATGATCGCTTTGGGGTCCAGGCTTTGCTTGATCGCTGCCATCACATTGACGGCATTGCCTGACTGGAGCAGCAGTGTTTCGCGCTTGCCCTGTCCAATCCCGTGTTCACCGGTGCAGGTGCCCCCGACCTTGATCGCCCTTTCGGAAATCTGTTCCAGCAGCTTATGCGCCTTGGCCGTTTCATCCGGGTCCAGCGGATCGATGCCGATCAGAACATGGAAATTTCCGTCGCCCACATGCCCGACAATCGTTCCCGGCAATCCAAGCTCGGCCAGATCGTTCTGTGCGGCCTTTATGCTTTCGGCCAGGTGAGAGATCGGAACGCAGGCGTCCGTCGTGTGGCCTGATTTTCCGGGCATCGCCGCAACAGCGGCCCAATAGGCATCGTGGCGGGCTTTCCATAGTCTGCCGATCTCGTCCGCATTCGAGGCAGCCTTGATATCTTTGGCTCCTGCGTCGTCCAGCAGTTCGCGAAACACCTTGAACTCGGCCTTTACGGCATCTTCCATACCTGCAAACTCGAAGAACAAGGTCGGCGCTTCTGTCAGGTCCAGTTTTGAATAGCGGTTGCAGGCGCTGATCTGCGCGGTGTCGAGAAGTTCCAGCCTGCCGACATTCAACCCGCACTGAACGCACGATATGACCGCATTGCAAGCGGCCTCGATGGACGGAAATGTCGCGACGCCGGCCACGATGTGTTCGGGGATGCCGTGGAGCTTTACCGTGATCTCGGTTATCGCGGCCAACGTGCCTTCGGACCCGACCAGAAGCCGGGTCAGGTCGTAGCCGGCGGAGGATTTCTTGGCGCGGGTGCCGGTTCTGATGATCTCTCCATTGGCCAGAACACATTCCAGCGCCAGGACGTTTTCGGCCATTGTGCCATATCTGACGGCATTGGTTCCCGACGCCCGCGTCGACACCATTCCGCCGATGCTCGCATCCGCACCGGGATCGATCGGAAAATGCAGTCCGGTTGCCCGCAGTTCCTCGTTCAGCCGTTTGCGTGTCACGCCGGGCTGCACAACCGCGATCAGGTCCTCAGGGACAATTTCGAGGATATTCGCCATCTTTGAAAAGTCCATCGACACGCCGCCCCTGGGAGCATTGACATGTCCCTCCACGGAGGTGCCCGCCCCAAAGGGGATAACGGGAACGCCATAGGCGTTGCAGGTTTTCAGCACAGAAGCGACCTCTCCCGTGTCGTGGGGAAAGACGACACAATCCGGAAGCTGTGCCTCAAGCCAGGTCGTGGAATTCACGTGGTGACGCCGCATTGCTTCCGACGCCTCGAACCGCTCCCCGAATTGCTGTTTGAGGACCCCCAGACAGGCTTCGTAATTCTGCTGCACTTTAATCCTCCGCTGTTTGCGCCGGGCGGATCATATTTGGGAAAACCGGATATATGTAGCCTAAATTCTTGCCAGTCATTATGACGAGAGCCTGCAGAAGGTGGATAGCTCTCACGGGGTCTGTCTTTATTCTGATCCGAACGCGCATGTGATTGAGGTTTCAATGGCTGAGAGCGACGGCGTATTCGAAGACCCGCTTTATACCGATCCGCAATTTGCTCAGCTTTATGACGCCAATTTCGGGCCTGAGCGCGCCGACTTCGATTTCTGCAAGCGGTTGGCGGCGGATGCTGGTTCGGTCCTGGATCTGGGATGCGGCACTGGCGCGTTGCTGGCTGCTTTGTCCAAGGGGCGCAATTTAACGGGTGTCGATCCGGCCAGCGCCATGCTTGAGATCGCGCGCCAGCGGCCGGGCGGGGAGCGTGTTCAATGGGTTGAAGCCGATGCCCGCACAGTCCGGCTGGAGCGCCGCTTTGATCTCGTTCTGCTGACGGGACATGCTTTCCAGGTTTTCCTCACCCGCGAAGATCAGCTGTCTGCGCTTGAAACCATCGCACACCACTTGTCGCCCGATGGCCGCTTCATATTCGACACGAGGAACCCGTCGCTAAAATCCTGGAAACGCTGGACACCTGAAGATCGGCAGCAGATCGAACACCCGGAACATGGGAACGTGGAAACCTGGAACAACGTATCCGAGGATCCTGCTACCGGGATCGTGAGTTACGAGACATATTACCGGATTCTTCGAACCGGCAGGACGCTGAGCACCGTGTCGCAGATCGTGTTTCCGCAAAAGGACGTGCTGGACGAACTGCTCGATGCGGCGGGTCTTGCTGTCGAGCAATGGTATGGGGACTGAGCGGGCAATCGGCTCGATCCGAAAAGACCGGAGATCATCCCTTTTGGCCGGTTGCGCTAGGCCCGCTCCGCCTTACCATTGCCGCTCGTTTGTCAGCACGACGGTCGCGGCGGCTGAGAACATGCCGCCGACGCCGTGAACGAGCGACAGTTTTGCGCCGTCAATCTGCGCAGGCGAGACACCGCGCATCTGGCGCACGCTTTCCTGAAGGGCGTACATGCCGTACATGCCGGAATGCATATAGCTCAGTCCGCCGCCATTCGTGTTGAGCGGCAGCTTGCCGCCGGGTCTTGTGTGCCCTTCCGCAATAAAGGCTCCTGCTTCGCCGGGCGCGACGAAACCAAGGTCTTCCAAACCATAGATCGGAAGGTGCGCAAAGGCGTCATAGATCATCAGATGGTCGACATCCGCATGGGTGAGGCCGGCGCTTTCAAAAGCCAACCTGCCGGACATGCGAAACGCCCTGGATGAGGTGAAACTCTCCATCTGGCTGATCATCGGGCCTTCGGCGCTCTCGCCGCCCATGCCGCGCAGATAAACCGGTTTTGTCGGGAAATCTTCGGCCCGCTCGGCGCCCGTCAGCACGAGGGCGCCGCCACCATCGCTGACAAGGCAGCACATGAGCTTGCGAAACGGATAGGCAATCATGCGCGAGGTCAAAACATCATCCACCGTGATGGGATCCCGCGCTGTTGCCCGGGGATGCATTGCCGCCCATTCGCGCTGGACCACCGCGACCATGGCCAGTTGTTCTTCCGTCAGCCCATGATCCTTCATCTTGCGCATCACCGGCAGTGTGAATTTTGTCGGCGGTAATGCCGCGCCATAGGTGTTCTCGAATTCCTGTTGCTGCATTGATGGGAAAAGGGGCCTGTGCGAACGATTGTTTGAACGACCGCTTTCGCCATGGGTGATCAGAACTGTTTTGCACAGCCCTGTTTTGATGGCTGCCGCAGCATGGCGCACCAGGGTAATAAATGAACATCCACCCACTGATGTTCCGTCGGCCCAGGTGGGCGTGATGCCAAGATACTGGGCGATCTCGGCTACGTCGTGGCCTGCCGTTGCGATCCCGTCTATATCGGACGGCTTCAGCCCGCATTCTTCCAGAGCATTGAGGGCGGCATCGGCGTGAAGCCCTGTCTGGCTGAGTTCCGGCACCTTGCCGAGGCGCGTTGTTTCGGCCGCACCGACAATGGCGATCTCTGCACGGCTCATGAGGGGCCTCCCGCGGGACGGAATTGCGGAACGGTGACCTCGCCGCGCGTCTCGAATGTCACTTCCAGCGCCATGTCGAGATCAAGCGCATCCGGGTCTGCCGGCGTATCCAGCAGGTTGGAGACCATGCGCACGCCTTCCTCCAGTTCGACAACCGCGACGACATATGGCGGTTCATAGCCCGGTGCCGGCAGGTGGCTGATGACATAGGAATAAAGGCGCCCTTTGCCGGAGGCCGCAATCACGTCGACATCGCGGCTGCCGCAGGCCGGACAGAACGGGCGCGGCGGGAAAAAGGGTGCATCGCATGGAATGCAGCGATTGATGAGCAGTTTGCCTTCCTTTGCCCCATCCCAATAGAACTGTGTCTCAGGGTAGATGGTCGGTACCGGTTTGTCGGT
This portion of the Hoeflea prorocentri genome encodes:
- a CDS encoding LacI family DNA-binding transcriptional regulator, with the protein product MKKQKATSNDVARLAGVSRSTVSRAYTPDSNVSEKTRQKIYKCADEIGYRPNALARSLISQRSNIIAVVIGDLINPFHALATQQIVERLRDMKLVPIVFQIGQDAATKEYWQAIEEYQVAAILITALNVTEDVQSAIRGLDTPCILFNRSLAEVDLPSVAPDLRQGGHLAATHLVKSGCRRIAIVGGLAGTATAEQRMNGFLSGLEQAGLEPFKIVSGNYRYEGGAKAADEIFSADTWPDGILCANDLLAFGLIDQARKAYHARIPEDVLIVGFDGTPNSAWGAYDLTTIELPLDSMLTSVARMVDNIVNDKPTGETEEAFACRLIPRSSSRRSTNR
- a CDS encoding NAD(P)/FAD-dependent oxidoreductase — translated: MNANNIRDFNVVSADVIIVGSGLVGVLIAINIALEGRRVLVCDRSELFSQASALNAGGVRRIGRSKEEMPLAMAAHDLWRKTSGTPLAGAFNAVGHLILAETDDEAETLHVHLKNARDAGMGRVELMSAAQISNRVPGLHTNGLTLGLFTPDDGYAEPDGVGQSVIQAAIETGVGFSAQTNVTGLASINGGFELETDRGKLRCAKIVNAAGYGGSAIAGLAGDDFRVETRAPIALETAAADVALGPVVQTVGRRLTLKQVRDGRFLIGGGHRGVPYPDEGRAESISDEEEQNLATARSLLGALDGVEVTKSWAGLEAYSTDGLPIIGRSAKHPDIIHAFAFSGHGFQIAPAVAQVVADLVAEREPRTDISGLAAERFSTQDAAADIMLEEGDQ
- a CDS encoding amidohydrolase family protein, whose product is MNKATARQPVAGLSAPKGRLPMDPPSAPSSILPSGACDSHLHIFGEAECFPLATNIYERPAEGTLDDWLGRLERQMQVLGLERAVLVGSVAYREDNRLLVEALRRGGGAFRGIALVGPDVSKTELRKLKAEGVCGVRVNMRHPGALDHEGLKRIAPLLGELGLHVQILLDCQDQFDALQDDFRAFGIKVVVDHMASFSPQAPAPYSNGFLRAMEEGWLYVKLSAPYRREDMPYIESQNALMALLSARDDRIVWGTDWPYVIYNGPQPDAGRLVDWVLSVCSERQIQRIFAQTPAELYFSRH
- a CDS encoding NAD(P)/FAD-dependent oxidoreductase; protein product: MLRKADTTDFCTDTCRTLFLQALDLKTAIVGAGIVGSAIGFRLAGSGHDVTFFDPAAGKRSTSYGNAGHIGTASVVPWASPENLSSAFRNHADPTHPLTLRLVDLLGQPRWLARFLWACRRSSASQAMHALASILSVSDDWLNLLLKDANVEKLREKKGLLHVYLSEETARGARDALSRRRDMGIAVTDLRTDELFELEPGLIESASRSGVVGATLFPDVAQITSPQALLEAFRKGSMAGICAETVVDVTAGSAGVMIKTDLDEHAFDAVVIAAGLGSASLARPHGARVPLIAERGYHEQYDVPARFRRSALLVDMRVVASPMREGVRLTTGAEFTRSSRKPDFDRIAPVLDKAKPFLGIADNKPNLWSGDRPSTPDSMPVIGAAPSSNRVFLAYGHGHLGLTMAAVTAEIARAHFHNEMSPISLAPFRPDR
- a CDS encoding SDR family NAD(P)-dependent oxidoreductase, which translates into the protein MAKVALITGGGSGIGHATALKLAEEGHGIAIADRNEEAAKTVAAEVGGMAITLDVAKEADVDRTVEQVETDLGPIEILVNSAGVLQNAMSSRRMSMQEHDRIWQVNYRGTYMMCRSTGARMRARKTGAIVNLSSINGAMPLPLPAYAPGKAAIVSLTELLAAEMGPDMVRVNCVAPTFTLTPVLKQRIEAGQRDREAILNAGALPMFVMPEHIADAIAFLCSDRAAAITGVTLPVDAGWLAAIAYKNFVGPVED
- a CDS encoding FAD-binding oxidoreductase, which gives rise to MQQNYEACLGVLKQQFGERFEASEAMRRHHVNSTTWLEAQLPDCVVFPHDTGEVASVLKTCNAYGVPVIPFGAGTSVEGHVNAPRGGVSMDFSKMANILEIVPEDLIAVVQPGVTRKRLNEELRATGLHFPIDPGADASIGGMVSTRASGTNAVRYGTMAENVLALECVLANGEIIRTGTRAKKSSAGYDLTRLLVGSEGTLAAITEITVKLHGIPEHIVAGVATFPSIEAACNAVISCVQCGLNVGRLELLDTAQISACNRYSKLDLTEAPTLFFEFAGMEDAVKAEFKVFRELLDDAGAKDIKAASNADEIGRLWKARHDAYWAAVAAMPGKSGHTTDACVPISHLAESIKAAQNDLAELGLPGTIVGHVGDGNFHVLIGIDPLDPDETAKAHKLLEQISERAIKVGGTCTGEHGIGQGKRETLLLQSGNAVNVMAAIKQSLDPKAIMNPGKVLPDSF
- a CDS encoding class I SAM-dependent DNA methyltransferase; amino-acid sequence: MAESDGVFEDPLYTDPQFAQLYDANFGPERADFDFCKRLAADAGSVLDLGCGTGALLAALSKGRNLTGVDPASAMLEIARQRPGGERVQWVEADARTVRLERRFDLVLLTGHAFQVFLTREDQLSALETIAHHLSPDGRFIFDTRNPSLKSWKRWTPEDRQQIEHPEHGNVETWNNVSEDPATGIVSYETYYRILRTGRTLSTVSQIVFPQKDVLDELLDAAGLAVEQWYGD
- a CDS encoding thiolase C-terminal domain-containing protein; the encoded protein is MSRAEIAIVGAAETTRLGKVPELSQTGLHADAALNALEECGLKPSDIDGIATAGHDVAEIAQYLGITPTWADGTSVGGCSFITLVRHAAAAIKTGLCKTVLITHGESGRSNNRSHRPLFPSMQQQEFENTYGAALPPTKFTLPVMRKMKDHGLTEEQLAMVAVVQREWAAMHPRATARDPITVDDVLTSRMIAYPFRKLMCCLVSDGGGALVLTGAERAEDFPTKPVYLRGMGGESAEGPMISQMESFTSSRAFRMSGRLAFESAGLTHADVDHLMIYDAFAHLPIYGLEDLGFVAPGEAGAFIAEGHTRPGGKLPLNTNGGGLSYMHSGMYGMYALQESVRQMRGVSPAQIDGAKLSLVHGVGGMFSAAATVVLTNERQW
- a CDS encoding Zn-ribbon domain-containing OB-fold protein, giving the protein MTDKPVPTIYPETQFYWDGAKEGKLLINRCIPCDAPFFPPRPFCPACGSRDVDVIAASGKGRLYSYVISHLPAPGYEPPYVVAVVELEEGVRMVSNLLDTPADPDALDLDMALEVTFETRGEVTVPQFRPAGGPS